GTCTCGGCAAGCACTAAGCCGAATGTTTCACCCGGGGACGCGATGACGCGTCCAGCGTTCGCCCGGTAACCGTTCGTCACATGCTGATATATGAACAATTCTTATTTTTATCAGTAATTTATCAGAACTTTAAGCGACCGGGTGAAAAATTCGGGTTAAGCTAAAGCGTTCAAACCGTCGCGCACGGGGCCACCGGGAAGCCGGTCGGCCCCGTGTTTTTTCAGCCCGGAAGATCCGTTTGGCGGCAAGAAAATTGCGCCACGCTCAAGCAAGCGCATACCGCCTCAGCGCTGCGCCCCATCCCGATAGTGCAGGAGGTCGTGCAAAACGGCTGTCGCAAATGCGCCGGCGGGCAGTGTGAACTCAAGTATCAGAGCACGCGCACCCTCATCCACGCGCCAGACCATGTCCTTGGGCAACAGGCGTAACGGGCGTCGTTCGTGTTTGAGCCCGGCAGCCATCAGCCCCGTACTCAGCGCCGCCGCCTGCCCGGCGACTGCCAGTTCCAATGCGGACACAGCCGCGCGCGGCGGCAACTCACCACTGCCCCACAATGCGCCGGAAGGATGGATATCACCCTCGCGCAGACGCCGCTGAAGTACATCGTCAATTTCATCGGCAACAAAAAAACTGTTCGAGCCGTCCAGCATGACCGCCTCACCGGGACACAGCACATTCCAGGTGCCGGCTCTGATTCGCTCCGCGAGAATCCCATTGAAGAGGGCGCTGCGCGCCGCAGACAGATACAGTCCGCGCCGCTTCCGGTCGCGCTCCACATGGCCCGCGAACAGACGTAAGGCAGCGTCGACATTGCCACCAGATCGCCCGAAACGCTGTTCACCGAAATAATTCGGCACGCCCTGTTCGCGAACGGCCTGCAAACGGCGCTCAAGCAAGACCGGGTCAGCTTCCAGTTCGGTGATCCGCAGCACAAACCGGTTGCCACGCAAGGCGCCGACGCGCAGCTTGCGCGTATGCCTGACCGTGCGCAGCACACGAATGTTCTCGCTCGCGAGGCGTCCAGCCGGCCACGCCTGACCGCGCGGCAACGGCACGCTGAACCACTGCCGGGTCAGTGCATGCCGGTCCTTGCGGCCGGCATAACCCACCGCCAAGGGCTTGACGCCAGCCGCACGGGCCAGTCGCCTGGCAACCGCCTCGGTATTCTCACCCTGCTTTTCCACCCAGAGCCACAGGTGCTCGCCCTCCCCGCTCGGTTCCTGAACGGGTAATTCCTCGACGAT
This genomic stretch from Acidihalobacter ferrooxydans harbors:
- the truD gene encoding tRNA pseudouridine(13) synthase TruD is translated as MSVSCAPAAWREWVNVDALPRSGASAGHGVIRAQRTDFIVEELPVQEPSGEGEHLWLWVEKQGENTEAVARRLARAAGVKPLAVGYAGRKDRHALTRQWFSVPLPRGQAWPAGRLASENIRVLRTVRHTRKLRVGALRGNRFVLRITELEADPVLLERRLQAVREQGVPNYFGEQRFGRSGGNVDAALRLFAGHVERDRKRRGLYLSAARSALFNGILAERIRAGTWNVLCPGEAVMLDGSNSFFVADEIDDVLQRRLREGDIHPSGALWGSGELPPRAAVSALELAVAGQAAALSTGLMAAGLKHERRPLRLLPKDMVWRVDEGARALILEFTLPAGAFATAVLHDLLHYRDGAQR